The segment GACCAACCCGATTTTAAACCAGGCAACGGCGGCCCAGCTATCGAACGACGTCTTAATCGGTCGCGAAGGTTGGTTGTTTTTCAAAGGGGACCGCGTGCTGGAAGACGCCCGGGGATTGCGTCCCTATTCAGAAAAGGAACTCAAGGACTGGGCAAACGCATTTGTGCAAAACCGACAGAAGTTGGCTGCCCGGGGAATATCCTATCTTGTCGTTTTTACGCCTAATAAATCGACGGTTTATCCTGAATTCCTTCCATCCGGAATTGAGTTTTCCGACGATCAACGTCGTCTCCCTCAGCTGATCGAGCAACTCCACACAACGACCCAGGTTGAAGTACTCGATCTGACATCACCCCTTCGACAGACGAAAACAGATCAGCGTTGCTACCACAAGACAGACACCCATTGGAACGAAGTGGGTGCCTATGTCGCCTTCCAACAGATACTCGACCAACTCAATCTTTCGACACGGAGACTTCCGCTCTCAAAGACTGTAACTTTTGAGGAGCAATTGACGGGCGGGAAAGACTTGGCTCGCATGCTCGGTTTGCAGGAAACCTTGGTGGAAACTTCCCCGGTCCTTAAAGAACATGAACTGCCCACCCCTGTTGCTAAGATTGTGGGCGAACTGACACTGCAGACAGGTGCCTGCAATCAATACGAGAATCCATCCAATGCAGACGGACTCGGCAAAGTGATTCTGTTTCACGATTCTTTTGCCTTGGAATGGTTTCCTTGGATGTCGGAAGAATGCTCCGATTTAATCTGTTGTTGGTCTTTCGGTCTCGACTTTGAATTAATCGAACAGAAACAGCCCAATTTGGTGATTCATCAAATCGTCGAACGGATGCTGCCCGTCCGAAAATATGAGGAGCTTGATGTTCAAAACTTAACGCTGCATTAAGACGGGTAATTTAGGAGACACGGGTCATGTCGATTCTGTTCCAAAATCGAACGAAAGTCATTTAAGCTGGTATCTTTACAAATTTTGGGCTACAACCAACCGGTCGAATGTGCATAATTTGCAAAAATGTACCGCGCGAAACCTGCGTAAGTACCACCCGATTGGCGGACCTCCGCGGAATGACTTCGCGAGCCCAACATCTTATAAGTCAATCGAATTAAAACTACTGCTCTTAAACCAATCCAATAACATTGGTGGGGGGGAATGGATTCCCATGCAAAATACGATTTGGAAGTTAACCACACTGGCCGCTATTGTCGGTTGTTGTTTCCTGACCGTGCTGGTCTTGAAGGAACAGAAAGATTCTCTGTCTCCTGAGAGTAGCGGCGAAACCGATCAGACTTCCGAAGTCTCTTTTATGGAACCTCCCGCGCAGGAATTGAATGGTCTCGCCAGCAACGAGATCGAATTAATTTCAGCCGAAGGATCGCCTGCTGAACCCGCAGAGATTCCGGCTTGGAACGATACGCCGGCAAATACAAATACTGCTTTCGCCGGAAATTCGGAGCCCAATTGGGGCACCGAAGAGCAAAACCCGTTTCAAGGCAAGCAGACTAACGCGCTGAATGGAGCCCCTCCTCAGTTCGTAAATCGTGCTCCCCAGGGAACACCCGCTCAATTGCAACCGAAACAAATTGACGAACCAGCTGCCTTTCCCGCCTTCGGTGCTCAGGCGGAACCAACGCTCGCTCAGGAAGAACCTGCCGCATTTCAAACCGCTCCTACATTTGGTAGTGAACTCACAAATGAACCGGTACCGAACCCCGAGCCTCAGGAATTCGCTTTCGAAGATTCTGCCGAGCCTGTCTTCGGGAATCAGTTCGCCGAGAGCCCGGAGCCCGCGTTCGAGTCAGTTAATCCTCAGCCATTAGATAAGACTGCACCCGCTCTTCCCGCAATGGAGCCCGAGACTGGCACCAATGGTGGTAATGGCCCCATGATGGTTGCCCCGGAAGAAGAAGCGTTTGGTGGAATCGAATCAGAACCAACACCTCTTAAATCAGTTCCCGCAGAACCGCAATTCGCGATGGAACCTGTGCCTGCATTAGAAACATCGCAGCAGCCTGGGCAAGTCATTAAGAGTCGGCAAGAACCAGTCGCATTTGATCTTCAGGATCAAGAAACGGATCCTTTTGATCTCGAACTCCCGGCAGAAGAACCTGAAATCGTTGAAAACGAAGCGACTTCAACAGCCCCCGCAAGTAATGAACCGACGCCACTGCCTGTCTTTGAAATGAACCTCAATGGAGAAGTAGAACCCGAGTTGGTCGACAACGCACCGCAGATGTTGGAATCGACGATGGAAGCGACGCCGCTTGCTGAATCAACAAATGATGAATTAATTATTGAAAACGAATTCCACGGTGTGGGAGTTGTTACAGATAATATCCCTCAGGGAAAACAGTCACCGGAAGTCACGCTCGAAAAATTCGCCCCGGAAACCGTCATCCTCGGCGAGCCGATGATTTACCAGATTGTCGTTAAAAACGTCGGTGGCAGTCTCGCCCGCAACGTGGTTGTGGAAGACCGCATTCCTAAGGGGTCCAAACTGACCGGAACCAAACCACAGGCAGAACTCGATCCGGAATCGAAAAAACTAATCTGGGACTTGGGCGATTTGCCCGCTGGGGAAGAAGTGACGATTGCCGTTCGTATCGAACCCACTGCTGAAGGAGAGATCGGTTCCGTCTCGACCGTCAACTTCGTTGCCGAAATTGGAGCGACTACCAAAGTCACAGCCCCTAAAGTCGAATTCGATTTTGTAGGACCGGACTCTGCGGAAATCGGACAGTCTGTACTCTTCAAATACATGGTCAAAAACACGGGTTCCGCTGATGCCGAACAAGTCATCATCAGAAATATGATTCCGGAATCACTTTCACATCCTGCAGGAAACGATCTCGAATACGAAATCGGAACCTTGAAATCAGGAGAAGAAAAAGAAGTCAAACTGATGGTGATGGCCGTTCAGCTTGGTGATTGGGAAAATGTTGCCGTCCTGAAGGCCGCCGGAAATATCGAAATCAAAGATTCCGTCAAATTGAATATTGGTGGAAACCGATTGAGTCTTAGCCGCAAGGGACCAAAAGCCAGGTACCTGCATAAATCAGCTAATTACGAAACCACCGTCACCAACGATTCCCAAACAATCGCTCATAATGTCACTGTATCGGAAGCCATTCCACCGGGAATGAAATTCGTCGCAGCAGGGCAGGGTGGACAGTTTGATCCTACGGATCGTGTAATCAACTGGATTATTCCGGAGCTTCCTGGCGAATCATCTCAGACATTGAGTATTCAACTTGAGGCCATTGCCGAAGGGGACCAGCAGTCGACCGTCACCGTCAGCGAAACCCACGGTAAACCGACTTCACTGGCATCCACGACACAGGTCAAAGGGTATAGTACGGTATCTCTATCGGTTCAACCCCTTGATCAGAACGCCGGTATCGCGGTTGGCGAAACAGTCGTCATGAAAGTTCACGCGGAAAGCAAAGGGACTTCACCCTCTACGGCTGTGAAGTTGAAAATGACTATTCCCCCTGAAATGGAAGTCATCAACGTGAAAGGCCCCGCCAAGTTTCACGATAATGGAAACGAAATTGAGTTCGACGAAATCAGTTCCTTACCACTTTCGAAGTCAGCAGAGTTTGAATTGAAACTCAGAGCGAAATCGCCCGGCGACGTTCGGTTTAAAGTGAGTGCCAATTCCAGTGAAATGAAATCGGCCGTTAGCCAGGAAGAAGTGATCCTGATTCTCGACTGATCAAGATTCATTTCCCTAAAGATTCTCATCCACAACTGATACAAAAAAAGCCTGATCCTCCAGCCGGGGATCAGGCTTTTTTTATTTCGCCAATTACATCCGAATGTAAATCTGTTGCTTCTCTAAACTACGAACCAGCAGATAGATGATCGCAATGAACACACCTAACCCCAGCAAGACCATCCAGGTCTCTGCGTCCTTCGGTAAGAATTCGGGAAGGAGGGTGATCACCAGCACCCTGTGAATGGCGTAGGCCGCCAGCGGGTTCATACCAAACGTGCGAAAAATGCCTACCTGAATATTTCCTATATCCACGATAGCAACAAATAAAGCCAATACGAGGAAAGCAATTCCAGTTGAAACGAGCACGAATGGAAGGGAAACAATTCGTTTCCAAACCAGCCAATAATTGGGCAACTGATCGGATACATTTTTCATAAATGGCAATGGAGCCAACAGCGAAGTCAAAGAACGTTTGGAGAATTGTTCAATTGGTGGAATCACCGGTGAGGCGGGATGACCCTTTGCTCTATAACTCATTACCTGTGAAGATTCCACCGGCTGAACAATCAACTTTTCAATTTTGTCACGCGTTGTCTCGTTTTGTTTTTGGATAAATTTATCAAGCGACATCTCTCGTTCCGACTCATCTTGATAGATGCCGTTACTCGCCAAGATCCGTTTATTCTCCGCTTCGAGTGCTTCACCGGTATCATAAAAACTCGCCAAGCAGGAGAGCATATATCCAATGGATAAGAAACCAATCCCCCAAACGAGCAAATGACTGACATTTTTACGCGCGGAATTTCCTTTCATAATGTCATAACTAAGAGAACCCGCCAACATCACGACAGCCCAGCCGAACACTCCAAAACAACCCCCATCCCACCCTCGATCATTTCCAGTCCTCCAGATATCTCCCATCCAATTATTCAAACCGTGATTGGGATTCACGTAAGTGAAGTTCTCCGTATACCCCCATAGGAATTGCCAATTGAATGCATAGGTCATCCAGACGTGGCTGATTCCGAACAGAAGCATCACAGCAAATCGAGTCCAGAAGGGCATATTGATAAACGGCAATACAACCAACTGAGTCACTCCGATGATGGCCAGCGTTTCCCACAGATGACTCTTCAACAGGAGCTTAAGAATGTGGAGTGATTTTGGAAAAAGGTAGGGTGCAGAGATATATTCTGGTTTTACAATAACTTTCTCCACGAGTTCCTTCTGTTCAGCAGTGAGCTGTTCTTCGCTCAATTCTCCTTCGCCGATTTTTTCCTTTATACTCTCTTGCAACTGAATTTGTTGTTTTGCTTCCAAGTAGCTTACGTACTGATGATACTCTTCATGCGACTTCACAAATAAGCTGTATTGAGCGGCCACTCGATCTTCGATGGCTTCCTTTTGAAGTTCTGCGAGGCTATCTCCTGGAGGTAACTTCCATTTCTCAGATTGCATCATCGGGGCACGCAATCTGTTTTTGACATAGTCTTCACTGAGCTGATCAGGAGCAACTCGCAGGTACTGCATGTATTCTTCGGGAGCCAACTGAACTTGTGGGTTCAGATAAAACTCTCCGAATGAATTGAAGTGGGCCCCAATGCCGAACAGTACGATTGAAACAAGACACAATCCAAGACTACGTTTGCAGTAACTGAAATAGGTT is part of the Polystyrenella longa genome and harbors:
- a CDS encoding DUF11 domain-containing protein, giving the protein MQNTIWKLTTLAAIVGCCFLTVLVLKEQKDSLSPESSGETDQTSEVSFMEPPAQELNGLASNEIELISAEGSPAEPAEIPAWNDTPANTNTAFAGNSEPNWGTEEQNPFQGKQTNALNGAPPQFVNRAPQGTPAQLQPKQIDEPAAFPAFGAQAEPTLAQEEPAAFQTAPTFGSELTNEPVPNPEPQEFAFEDSAEPVFGNQFAESPEPAFESVNPQPLDKTAPALPAMEPETGTNGGNGPMMVAPEEEAFGGIESEPTPLKSVPAEPQFAMEPVPALETSQQPGQVIKSRQEPVAFDLQDQETDPFDLELPAEEPEIVENEATSTAPASNEPTPLPVFEMNLNGEVEPELVDNAPQMLESTMEATPLAESTNDELIIENEFHGVGVVTDNIPQGKQSPEVTLEKFAPETVILGEPMIYQIVVKNVGGSLARNVVVEDRIPKGSKLTGTKPQAELDPESKKLIWDLGDLPAGEEVTIAVRIEPTAEGEIGSVSTVNFVAEIGATTKVTAPKVEFDFVGPDSAEIGQSVLFKYMVKNTGSADAEQVIIRNMIPESLSHPAGNDLEYEIGTLKSGEEKEVKLMVMAVQLGDWENVAVLKAAGNIEIKDSVKLNIGGNRLSLSRKGPKARYLHKSANYETTVTNDSQTIAHNVTVSEAIPPGMKFVAAGQGGQFDPTDRVINWIIPELPGESSQTLSIQLEAIAEGDQQSTVTVSETHGKPTSLASTTQVKGYSTVSLSVQPLDQNAGIAVGETVVMKVHAESKGTSPSTAVKLKMTIPPEMEVINVKGPAKFHDNGNEIEFDEISSLPLSKSAEFELKLRAKSPGDVRFKVSANSSEMKSAVSQEEVILILD
- a CDS encoding alginate O-acetyltransferase AlgX-related protein; this encodes MNSPSEIPRKKQLKTARRFMLFALIMLASPGLLLFWPQVPQNVATENRAFTSLPSVPVNWQSYCAFPTHFQLYFDDHFGFRNAFLNTQHRLQYHFWGQPTLNPGEMTNPILNQATAAQLSNDVLIGREGWLFFKGDRVLEDARGLRPYSEKELKDWANAFVQNRQKLAARGISYLVVFTPNKSTVYPEFLPSGIEFSDDQRRLPQLIEQLHTTTQVEVLDLTSPLRQTKTDQRCYHKTDTHWNEVGAYVAFQQILDQLNLSTRRLPLSKTVTFEEQLTGGKDLARMLGLQETLVETSPVLKEHELPTPVAKIVGELTLQTGACNQYENPSNADGLGKVILFHDSFALEWFPWMSEECSDLICCWSFGLDFELIEQKQPNLVIHQIVERMLPVRKYEELDVQNLTLH